The Anabaena sp. WA102 genome contains a region encoding:
- a CDS encoding thioredoxin family protein has translation MVLSVNERTFTQEVLESPVPVLVNFEAPWCGLCRLIHPLLSQFQTQCGDELKLVGVNADQNFKLSNTYRLKSLPTLLLIEKGIVRQRLEGFRSKDDLRLALEAIRLTYTSQEKIDTAEVRSQESGVRR, from the coding sequence ATGGTGTTGTCGGTTAATGAACGGACATTTACTCAAGAAGTTTTAGAATCCCCTGTACCCGTTTTGGTGAATTTTGAAGCTCCCTGGTGTGGGCTTTGCCGCCTCATTCACCCACTGTTATCACAATTTCAGACTCAGTGTGGTGATGAACTTAAATTGGTGGGAGTTAACGCTGATCAAAATTTCAAGCTATCAAATACTTATAGACTGAAATCATTACCAACCTTACTGTTGATAGAAAAAGGTATAGTTAGACAAAGACTAGAAGGTTTTCGGAGTAAAGACGATTTACGTCTAGCCTTAGAAGCAATTAGACTCACATATACAAGTCAAGAAAAAATAGATACAGCAGAAGTCAGAAGTCAGGAGTCAGGAGTTAGGAGGTAG
- a CDS encoding element excision factor XisI family protein, with protein MSYVYGTILHVDIRNGKIWIQRDFTEEGVALLVMSWDEIEAFKECVHRESKQEYPSKSLFFH; from the coding sequence GTGAGTTACGTTTATGGGACAATTCTTCATGTAGATATTAGAAATGGAAAAATTTGGATTCAGAGGGATTTTACAGAGGAAGGGGTAGCTCTCTTAGTCATGTCTTGGGACGAAATAGAGGCTTTTAAAGAGTGCGTACATAGAGAATCAAAACAAGAATACCCCTCGAAAAGCCTATTTTTCCACTAA
- a CDS encoding DUF4258 domain-containing protein: MYCQNINFSRHAIQQMFYRRISKKEVETVIAYGQIMEENPDDTPYPSYLILDFVECKPIHVVFSYDEATDTGYVVTAYIPDANIWLDGFTTRRQK, encoded by the coding sequence ATGTATTGTCAAAATATCAACTTCTCCCGTCATGCTATTCAACAAATGTTTTATCGTCGCATTAGTAAAAAAGAAGTAGAAACTGTAATTGCTTATGGACAAATAATGGAAGAAAATCCTGATGATACACCATACCCCAGTTATTTAATATTAGATTTTGTAGAATGTAAACCGATTCATGTTGTATTTTCCTATGATGAAGCTACAGATACAGGATATGTGGTAACAGCTTATATTCCTGATGCTAATATTTGGTTAGATGGTTTTACAACTAGGAGACAAAAATAA
- a CDS encoding type II toxin-antitoxin system RelE family toxin, whose protein sequence is MKSATLPSFWDEYQFLDKQVRQSARKAYRLWKENPFYPSLHFKCINNQENIWSVRITRNYRAIGVLDDDTVTWFWIGSHDDYENFFS, encoded by the coding sequence ATGAAGTCTGCAACCCTTCCTTCTTTTTGGGATGAATATCAGTTTCTTGACAAGCAAGTTAGACAGAGTGCGAGAAAAGCTTACCGCTTATGGAAAGAAAATCCTTTTTATCCGTCTTTGCATTTTAAATGTATCAATAATCAGGAAAATATTTGGTCTGTCAGGATAACTCGTAATTATCGAGCAATTGGGGTTTTGGATGATGACACAGTAACATGGTTCTGGATTGGTAGTCATGACGATTATGAGAATTTCTTTTCATAG
- a CDS encoding NAD(P)H-quinone oxidoreductase subunit 5 → MEVIYQYAWLIPVLPLLGATLVGLGLISINQVTNRLRQLNAIVIISLMGASMALSLALLWSQIQGHAPYLWTLEWASAGNFHLTMGYTIDHLTSLMLVIVTTVAVLVMIYTDGYMAHDPGYVRFYAYLSLFGSSMLGLVVSPNLVQVYIFWELVGMCSYLLVGFWYDRKAAADACQKAFVTNRVGDFGLLLGILGLFWATGSFDFMVMGDRLSNLVETGSISNFLAIVLAILVFLGPVAKSAQFPLHVWLPDAMEGPTPISALIHAATMVAAGVFLIARMYPVFENVPAAMNVIAYTGAFTAFLGATIAITQNDIKKGLAYSTISQLGYMIMAMGVGAYSAGLFHLMTHAYFKAMLFLGSGSVIHGMEAVVGHDPVLAQDMRLMGGLRKYMPVTSFTFLIGCLAIAGIPPFAGFWSKDEILGAAFAANPFLWFIGWVTAGITAFYMFRMYFSTFEGKFRGNDEKIKVKLKNAAAALAEKSGTLELAPNFGPGAMKKGELDSHSHDSHSHDPHESPWTMSLPLVVLAIPSMLIGLVGTPYANYFEQFIFPPSETLAEVMEKAAEFDPHEFYIMAGSSVAVSVIGITLAVLMYLARKIDPSAIAKNIQPLYDLSLNKWYFDDIYHRVFVLGLRRVARQVMEVDFRVVDGAVNLTGFFTLVSGEGLKYLESGRVQFYALIVFGAVLGLVIVFGVT, encoded by the coding sequence ATGGAAGTAATCTATCAGTATGCCTGGCTGATTCCAGTATTACCTCTTTTGGGAGCAACACTGGTCGGTCTAGGGCTAATCTCGATAAATCAGGTGACGAACCGCTTACGACAACTAAATGCTATAGTCATTATCTCCCTGATGGGGGCTTCTATGGCACTGTCGTTGGCTTTACTGTGGAGTCAAATTCAAGGCCATGCGCCTTATCTTTGGACTTTGGAATGGGCATCAGCAGGTAATTTTCACCTGACGATGGGCTACACTATTGACCACCTGACATCTCTAATGCTGGTGATTGTCACCACAGTAGCCGTTTTGGTGATGATTTACACCGATGGCTACATGGCGCATGATCCGGGTTATGTGCGGTTTTATGCCTATCTCAGCTTGTTTGGCTCTTCCATGTTAGGTTTGGTGGTCAGTCCCAACCTAGTACAAGTTTACATTTTCTGGGAACTGGTGGGGATGTGTTCCTACCTCCTAGTGGGCTTTTGGTATGATCGCAAAGCCGCAGCAGATGCTTGTCAAAAGGCATTTGTCACCAACCGCGTCGGTGACTTCGGTTTATTATTGGGCATTTTGGGGCTGTTCTGGGCGACAGGCAGCTTTGATTTTATGGTGATGGGCGATCGCCTATCCAACCTAGTAGAAACCGGCTCTATTAGCAATTTCCTCGCCATTGTGTTGGCAATTTTAGTCTTCCTTGGCCCTGTGGCTAAATCTGCCCAATTCCCCCTCCATGTCTGGCTACCAGATGCAATGGAAGGTCCTACCCCCATTTCTGCCCTAATTCATGCGGCAACAATGGTAGCGGCGGGTGTATTCCTAATTGCCCGGATGTACCCAGTATTTGAAAATGTCCCAGCCGCAATGAACGTAATTGCTTATACTGGGGCATTTACAGCGTTTTTGGGGGCAACTATCGCTATTACCCAAAACGACATCAAGAAGGGTTTGGCTTATTCCACCATTTCCCAACTTGGTTACATGATCATGGCTATGGGTGTGGGTGCTTACAGTGCGGGATTATTCCACCTCATGACCCATGCTTATTTTAAAGCGATGCTATTCTTGGGTTCTGGTTCGGTAATTCATGGCATGGAAGCAGTTGTTGGTCATGATCCTGTATTGGCGCAGGATATGCGGTTAATGGGCGGACTGCGGAAATATATGCCCGTGACAAGTTTCACCTTTTTGATTGGTTGCTTGGCGATCGCGGGGATTCCTCCCTTTGCTGGTTTCTGGTCAAAAGATGAGATTTTAGGCGCGGCTTTTGCTGCTAACCCTTTCCTGTGGTTTATTGGTTGGGTGACAGCAGGGATTACAGCTTTTTATATGTTTAGAATGTATTTCTCAACATTTGAAGGTAAATTCCGGGGTAATGACGAAAAAATCAAGGTAAAACTCAAAAATGCGGCTGCTGCTTTGGCTGAGAAATCAGGGACATTAGAACTAGCACCTAATTTTGGTCCTGGGGCGATGAAAAAGGGAGAATTGGATAGTCACTCCCATGACTCCCACAGCCATGATCCTCATGAGTCTCCTTGGACGATGAGTTTACCGTTGGTGGTGTTGGCTATTCCTTCAATGTTGATTGGTTTGGTGGGGACTCCCTACGCCAATTATTTTGAGCAGTTTATCTTTCCTCCTAGCGAAACTTTGGCGGAAGTGATGGAAAAGGCTGCGGAGTTTGACCCCCATGAGTTTTACATTATGGCGGGTAGTTCTGTGGCTGTTTCTGTGATTGGTATTACTTTGGCTGTGCTGATGTATTTGGCACGGAAAATTGATCCTAGTGCGATCGCTAAAAACATTCAACCGCTATACGATCTATCTTTGAACAAGTGGTACTTTGATGATATTTATCATCGTGTCTTTGTTCTCGGTTTGCGTCGTGTGGCTAGACAAGTTATGGAAGTTGATTTCCGTGTTGTTGACGGTGCTGTTAATCTCACGGGTTTCTTTACTCTTGTCAGTGGTGAAGGTTTGAAATACTTGGAAAGCGGTCGGGTTCAATTCTATGCCTTGATCGTTTTTGGGGCTGTTTTGGGCTTGGTGATTGTTTTTGGTGTTACCTGA
- a CDS encoding type II toxin-antitoxin system MqsA family antitoxin, whose translation MKCVICKHGETKPGLVTVTLERDECIIVLKKVPAEICDNCGEYYLSDAVTEQVLETAELAITKGAELEIIRYAA comes from the coding sequence ATGAAATGCGTAATTTGTAAACATGGAGAAACTAAACCCGGTTTAGTCACTGTCACCTTAGAAAGAGATGAATGTATTATTGTCTTGAAAAAAGTTCCCGCAGAAATTTGTGATAACTGTGGTGAATATTATTTAAGTGATGCAGTTACCGAACAGGTTTTAGAAACAGCAGAATTAGCAATTACTAAAGGAGCAGAATTAGAAATTATTAGATATGCAGCTTAA